In Pseudofrankia saprophytica, one genomic interval encodes:
- a CDS encoding C40 family peptidase, which translates to MAWLPDDWDELVRGRHRTDGAPSGARRRNGNQPRRVSTIAAFTTGTLAVSTAAFAATVPSQDSPSTVDTNPQSNSTTYEASALGAALGGGDGEGGSGGLGSALAGGSGSGGLAGALADSGPVFTNLALTADHTTVQPNAPVVLTVKATEALDGSPLARQKVKIVVVDGPKWQATTTLTTDDQGQASITARLLSTTTLTAVFDGGSSLRPSVAGATTITIQQRRASDYLDTGVPSVIPGSSIGEKAVYLASLQKGKPYVYGSEGPYSFDCSGLVQYVFKQLGRNLPRTAEAQYWATSHVAQSGKQPGDLIFYGSPGNIYHVGIYAGNGYMWAAPQTGGVVSLRPIYSSTYLVGRVM; encoded by the coding sequence ATGGCCTGGCTCCCGGACGACTGGGACGAGCTGGTGCGCGGTCGGCATCGCACGGACGGCGCTCCCAGCGGGGCCCGCCGGCGCAACGGCAACCAGCCCCGCCGGGTCAGCACGATCGCCGCGTTCACGACCGGCACGCTCGCCGTGTCCACCGCCGCGTTCGCCGCGACGGTCCCGTCCCAGGATTCGCCCTCGACGGTCGACACGAACCCGCAGAGCAACAGCACCACCTACGAGGCGAGTGCCCTGGGCGCGGCGCTCGGGGGCGGGGACGGCGAGGGCGGCTCCGGCGGCCTGGGCAGCGCCCTGGCCGGAGGTTCCGGCTCCGGCGGTCTCGCCGGGGCGCTGGCCGACTCCGGCCCGGTCTTCACGAACCTGGCGCTCACCGCGGACCACACCACCGTCCAGCCCAACGCCCCGGTCGTACTGACCGTCAAGGCGACGGAGGCGCTCGACGGCTCGCCGCTGGCCCGCCAGAAGGTGAAGATCGTCGTGGTGGACGGGCCGAAGTGGCAGGCCACCACCACTCTCACCACCGACGACCAGGGCCAGGCGAGCATCACCGCCCGGCTGCTGTCGACCACCACGCTCACCGCCGTGTTCGACGGCGGCAGCTCGCTGCGGCCCTCGGTGGCCGGCGCGACCACGATCACGATCCAGCAGCGCAGGGCCTCGGACTACCTCGACACGGGCGTCCCGTCCGTCATCCCGGGCAGCTCCATCGGCGAGAAGGCCGTCTACCTCGCCTCGCTGCAGAAGGGCAAGCCGTACGTCTACGGCTCCGAGGGCCCGTACTCGTTCGACTGCTCCGGCCTCGTCCAGTACGTCTTCAAGCAGCTGGGCCGCAACCTGCCGCGGACCGCCGAGGCGCAGTACTGGGCCACGTCGCACGTCGCCCAGTCGGGCAAGCAGCCCGGCGACCTGATCTTCTACGGCAGCCCGGGCAACATCTACCACGTCGGCATCTACGCCGGTAACGGCTACATGTGGGCCGCTCCGCAGACCGGTGGTGTGGTTTCCCTGCGCCCGATCTACAGCTCGACGTACCTCGTCGGCCGGGTCATGTGA
- a CDS encoding CDP-alcohol phosphatidyltransferase family protein, with translation MTSAAAPSDRIWTIPNLLSALRLLGVPVFLWLVLGPHADWVALGILVFAGISDYLDGRLARALGQTSRLGILLDPLADRLYILATIVALAVRGIIPWWLFAAIVGRDVFITLLLIPMRRLGLGTALPVHYLGKAATFNLLYAFPLLLLSDGHGAVSTVVRPLGWAFAIWGVALYWWAGLLYAFQVAGIARARRQAARGRPAPAGGSP, from the coding sequence ATGACGAGCGCCGCCGCCCCCAGCGACCGGATCTGGACGATCCCGAACCTGCTGTCAGCGCTGCGCCTGCTCGGCGTACCCGTCTTCCTGTGGCTCGTGCTCGGCCCGCACGCCGACTGGGTGGCGCTGGGCATCCTGGTCTTCGCCGGCATCAGCGACTATCTCGACGGCCGGCTCGCGCGGGCCCTGGGTCAGACCAGCCGCCTCGGCATCCTGCTCGACCCACTCGCCGACCGGCTCTACATCCTCGCCACCATCGTCGCCCTCGCCGTCCGGGGGATCATTCCCTGGTGGCTGTTCGCGGCGATCGTCGGCCGCGACGTGTTCATCACCCTGCTGCTCATCCCGATGCGCCGGCTGGGCCTGGGTACCGCGCTGCCGGTGCACTACCTGGGCAAGGCGGCCACCTTCAACCTGCTCTACGCGTTCCCGCTGCTGCTGCTCTCCGACGGCCACGGGGCGGTGTCGACCGTGGTCCGCCCGCTCGGCTGGGCGTTCGCGATCTGGGGGGTGGCGCTGTACTGGTGGGCCGGGCTGCTCTACGCCTTCCAGGTCGCCGGTATCGCGCGGGCCCGCCGGCAGGCCGCCCGGGGGCGGCCGGCCCCGGCGGGGGGCTCGCCGTGA
- a CDS encoding mannose-1-phosphate guanyltransferase translates to MAGGEGTRLRPLTANAPKPLLPVVNRPIMEHVLRLLKRHGFDETVVTVQFLAAMVRTYFGDGDELGMHLSYATESTPLGTAGSVKNAEAALRDEQFLVISGDALTDIDLTELVAEHRKNGALVTVALKSVPNPLEFGIVIAGEDGRISRFLEKPTWGQVFSDTVNTGIYVMEPEVFDHVPAGEPVDWSADVFPRLVAAGAPVFGHVVSGYWEDVGTIASFQRVQADVLNQQVDVEIGGFEVSPGVWVGEDADVHPDAVLKGPLVVGDYSKVEAGAELREFTVVGSNVVIKQGAFLHRAIVGDNALIGPRTNLRGCVIGKGTDVRRAARVEEGAVVAEACVVEEEAFISHDVRVYPYKTIEAGAVVNTSVIWESRGQRSLFGPRGVSGLINAEITPELAVRLAAAYATTLRKGATVTTARDGSRAARALKRAVISALTTSAINVRDLEVAAMPVARFDVRTSDAAGGIMLRTTEGDPERIDIVFLDADGDDLSPAMQRKVDRVFSRQEFRRAFAGEIGDLRLPARTADRYTQDLLDQVDTSGVTEADLKVVLDPSGGAASLVLPTLLGRLGVDVLTVNNRLDDTVTTHSEAQRRRAVERLGELVASSRAAFGVRFDQVGERITIVDERGDLIDDDRALLVFLDLVAAENRGMEVAVPVTTTLVADQVTQFHGLTVRRTSLSAADLPRVARDPRVVFAADGRGGFVVPEFGAALDGLAAFVRLLSLVARTRLTLSAIDARIPPVAVVRRAVPTPWAAKGTVMRRVVESVDVAAGHVIDTTDGVRVVRPDGAWVLVLPDPAEAVTHLWAEAGDRDEARALLRRWAAVVEASPPIPFG, encoded by the coding sequence ATGGCTGGCGGGGAGGGCACCCGGCTGCGGCCGCTGACCGCGAACGCGCCCAAGCCGCTGCTCCCGGTCGTCAACCGGCCGATCATGGAGCACGTCCTTCGGCTGCTCAAGCGGCACGGCTTCGACGAGACGGTGGTGACCGTCCAGTTCCTCGCCGCCATGGTGCGCACCTACTTCGGCGACGGCGACGAGCTCGGCATGCACCTGTCGTACGCCACCGAGTCGACGCCGCTGGGGACGGCGGGCAGCGTCAAGAACGCCGAGGCGGCGCTGCGCGACGAGCAGTTCCTGGTGATCAGTGGCGACGCGCTGACCGACATCGACCTGACCGAGCTCGTCGCCGAGCACCGCAAGAACGGCGCCCTGGTCACCGTCGCCCTCAAGTCGGTGCCCAACCCACTGGAGTTCGGCATCGTCATCGCCGGTGAGGACGGCCGGATCTCCCGTTTCCTGGAGAAGCCGACCTGGGGCCAGGTGTTCTCCGACACCGTCAACACCGGCATCTACGTCATGGAGCCAGAGGTGTTCGACCACGTCCCGGCCGGCGAGCCGGTCGACTGGTCCGCCGACGTCTTCCCCCGCCTGGTCGCCGCCGGCGCTCCCGTGTTCGGGCACGTCGTGTCCGGCTACTGGGAGGACGTCGGCACGATCGCGAGCTTCCAGCGTGTCCAGGCCGACGTGCTCAACCAGCAGGTCGACGTCGAGATCGGCGGGTTCGAGGTGTCACCCGGGGTGTGGGTCGGCGAGGACGCCGACGTCCATCCGGACGCGGTGCTCAAGGGACCGCTCGTCGTCGGCGACTACTCCAAGGTCGAGGCCGGCGCGGAGCTGCGCGAGTTCACCGTCGTCGGCAGCAACGTCGTCATCAAGCAGGGTGCCTTCCTGCATCGCGCGATCGTCGGCGACAACGCGCTCATCGGCCCCCGGACCAACCTGCGCGGCTGCGTCATCGGGAAGGGCACCGACGTGCGCCGTGCCGCCCGGGTCGAGGAGGGCGCCGTCGTCGCCGAGGCCTGCGTCGTGGAGGAGGAGGCGTTCATCTCCCACGACGTACGGGTGTACCCGTACAAGACGATCGAGGCCGGCGCCGTCGTCAACACCTCGGTCATCTGGGAGTCACGCGGTCAGCGGTCGCTGTTCGGCCCCCGCGGCGTCTCCGGCCTGATCAACGCCGAGATCACCCCGGAGCTGGCCGTCCGGCTCGCCGCCGCATACGCGACCACGCTGCGCAAGGGCGCGACCGTCACCACCGCCCGCGACGGCTCCCGGGCCGCCCGGGCGCTCAAGCGTGCGGTGATCAGCGCGCTCACCACCAGCGCGATCAACGTCCGTGACCTGGAGGTCGCGGCGATGCCGGTCGCCCGGTTCGACGTGCGCACCTCCGACGCGGCCGGCGGGATCATGCTGCGCACCACCGAGGGCGACCCCGAGCGCATCGACATCGTCTTCCTCGACGCCGACGGGGACGACCTGTCGCCCGCCATGCAGCGCAAGGTGGACCGGGTGTTCTCCCGCCAGGAGTTCCGCCGCGCCTTCGCCGGCGAGATCGGTGACCTGCGGCTGCCGGCGCGCACCGCCGACCGCTACACCCAGGACCTGCTCGACCAGGTCGACACCTCCGGCGTCACCGAGGCCGACCTGAAGGTCGTCCTGGACCCGTCGGGTGGCGCCGCCTCGCTGGTGCTCCCGACCCTGCTCGGCCGGCTCGGCGTCGACGTGCTGACCGTCAACAACCGCCTCGACGACACCGTCACCACCCACTCCGAGGCGCAGCGCCGCCGGGCCGTCGAGCGGCTCGGCGAGCTGGTGGCGAGCTCGCGGGCGGCCTTCGGGGTCCGCTTCGACCAGGTGGGGGAGCGGATCACCATCGTCGACGAGCGGGGCGACCTGATCGACGACGACCGGGCGCTGCTGGTCTTCCTCGACCTGGTCGCCGCCGAGAACCGGGGCATGGAGGTGGCCGTGCCGGTGACGACGACGCTCGTCGCCGACCAGGTCACCCAGTTCCACGGGCTGACGGTGCGGCGAACCTCGCTGTCGGCCGCCGACCTGCCCCGGGTGGCGCGGGACCCGCGGGTGGTGTTCGCCGCCGACGGGCGGGGCGGGTTCGTCGTGCCCGAGTTCGGCGCGGCGCTCGACGGGCTGGCGGCGTTCGTCCGGCTGCTCTCGCTGGTGGCGCGGACCCGGCTGACCCTGTCCGCGATCGACGCGCGGATCCCGCCGGTCGCGGTCGTGCGCCGCGCGGTGCCGACGCCGTGGGCGGCCAAGGGGACCGTGATGCGTCGGGTGGTCGAGTCGGTCGACGTGGCCGCCGGACACGTCATCGACACGACTGACGGGGTGCGGGTGGTACGCCCGGACGGGGCGTGGGTGCTGGTGCTGCCCGACCCGGCCGAGGCGGTCACGCACCTGTGGGCAGAGGCCGGGGACCGGGACGAGGCCCGCGCCCTGCTGCGCCGCTGGGCCGCCGTCGTCGAGGCCTCCCCGCCGATTCCCTTCGGCTAG